The Papaver somniferum cultivar HN1 chromosome 3, ASM357369v1, whole genome shotgun sequence genome includes a region encoding these proteins:
- the LOC113359272 gene encoding uncharacterized protein LOC113359272, producing the protein MRHPTDSLAWKHIDTKYPEFASDPRNLRLGLAADGFNPFGDLSAAHSCWPVMLVVYNLPPQLCMQGDNIILSMLIPGKKQPGNDIDVYLHPLIDDLFELWEKGVQVYDSFTKTDFNLNALLTWTINDFPVYGNLSGCTYKGKAACPFCGENTLSNWLAFSRKTVYLNHRRFLRHNHPLRQKKYWFNGEIERKEKPPVMSGVAALECQNSITNDFGKVEKNEEEIRKKKEKKKKNKGKSSAAASANVGNSKCGKRKRDVVADAAISGANDDETELRVFNKRSIFFDFPYWKDLLLRHNIDVMHTEKNVCESIIGTILNIKSKTKDGLKSRNDMKSMGIRPELHPVEINGKTILPPAPYCLNDKEKAILYNRMRNLKVPYGFSSDLIKHFSKDGCLGVLKAHDYHVLMQQILPVALQGLLPVGPREAIFRLCSYFHEICQRAVDLHRLIELEVEVAETLCMLERYFPPSLFDVMMYLTIHLAREVRLCGPVQYRWMYPFERYMKTFKEYVKNYAQPEACIAECYLGMECVRMHMDELKSPAGREITSEDQLNSIQSDTFADWFQQKVKMQIEQGMPISHTVEWLSYGPLENCISYKGFLINNTWFITKDVKRVTQNSGVSIESTTLVAGLSETSGFYGVLKEILLLDYNHMFQIPIFKCDWAHTNFGVKVEDGFTLVNLKQHKNQYCNDQFILAKQARQVFYSRESNTSNWYVMVKPPPRGFHELEEYNEKHDTNFQPVDTSTIGFQMDDENESYLREDGEYTIVVLTKKKNKKKKKKKFTS; encoded by the exons ATGCGTCATCCAACAGATTCTTTGGCTTGGAAGCACATAGACACAAAGTATCCCGAGTTTGCTTCAGATCCCCGTAATTTGCGTCTCGGGCTTGCTGCTGATGGATTTAATCCATTTGGTGATCTTTCCGCAGCCCACAGTTGTTGGCCAGTGATGCTCGTGGTTTATAATTTGCCCCCTCAGTTGTGTATGCAAGGTgacaacataattctgagcatgtTGATTCCAGGAAAAAAACAACCGGGTAATGACATTGATGTATACTTGCATCCCTTGATTGATGATCTTTTTGAGTTGTGGGAGAAAGGGGTGCAGGTATATGATTCGTTTACTAAAACAGATTTTAACTTGAATGCGTTATTAACGTGGACAATAAACGATTtccctgtatatggtaatttatcTGGATGTACGTATAAAGGGAAGGCAGCATGTCCTTTTTGCGGTGAAAATACACTTTCAAACTGGTTGGCATTTAGTCGTAAAACTGTCTACTTGAATCATAGGAGATTTCTTCGTCATAATCATCCTCTTCGGCAGAAAAAATACTGGTTTAATGGAGAGATTGAGAGGAAGGAAAAGCCACCTGTTATGTCTGGTGTTGCGGCACTTGAATGTCAGAATAGCATTACAAATGATTTTGGGAAAGTGGAGAAGAACGAGGAGGagataaggaaaaagaaagagaaaaagaagaagaataagggcAAGAGTAGTGCGGCAGCAAGTGCAAATGTGGGTAATTCTAAATGTGGGAAGCGGAAAAGGGATGTTGTTGCTGATGCGGCTATTTCTGGTGCaaatgatgatgaaactgaactTCGAGTGTTTAACAAACGGTCAATATTCTTCGACTTTCCTTACTGGAAG GATTTATTACTACGGCACAatattgatgttatgcatacagaaAAAAATGTTTGCGAGAGTATTATTGGTACCATATTGAATATAAAGTCCAAAACAAAAGACGGTCTAAAGTCCCGCAATGATATGAAGAGTATGGGAATAAGACCGGAATTACATCCAGTAGAGATAAATGGAAAAACGATCCTTCCACCAGCACCATACTGTTTAAATGACAAGGAAAAGGCTATATTGTATAATAGGATGAGAAATTTAAAGGTTCCATATGGTTTTAGTTCTGATCTTATAAAGCATTTCTCAAAAGATGGTTGCTTAGGTGTTCTTAAggctcatgattaccatgttcttATGCAACAAATATTACCCGTTGCTTTGCAAGGACTTTTACCTGTAGGGCCAAGGGAGGCAATTTTCAGGTTATGTTCTTATTTTCACGAAATATGCCAAAGGGCAGTTGATCTCCATAGATTAATAGAACTTGAAGTAGAAGTTGCTGAGACTTTGTGTATGTTGGAGAGGTACTTCCCTCCGTCACTTTTTGATGTCATGATGTACTTGACAATTCACCTAGCTCGAGAAGTGCGATTATGTGGACCTGTACAATATCgttggatgtatccatttgaaag GTATATGAAGACATTCAAAGAATATGTAAAGAATTATGCACAACCTGAAGCTTGTATAGCCGAGTGTTATCTTGGAATGGAGTGTGTTAG AATGCATATGGACGAGTTAAAATCTCCTGCTGGGAGGGAAATTACTAGTGaagaccaactcaattccatacaGTCTGACACATTTGCAGATTggtttcaacaaaag GTTAAGATGCAAATTGAACAAGGCATGCCAATATCACACACGGTAGAATGGTTGTCATATGGGCCATTGGAAAACTGCATATCATATAAAGGCTTTCTTATCAATAACACTTGGTTTATTACGAAGGATGTTAAGAGAGTCACACAAAACAGTGGAGTTTCAATTGAATCAACAACCTTAGTTGCGGGATTGTCAGAAACTAGTGGGTTCTACGGTGTTTTAAAAGAAATTCTATTGTTGGACTACAATCATATGTTTCAAATTCCAATATTCAAATGTGATTGGGCTCACACCAATTTTGGTGTGAAGGTAGAAGATGGCTTTACATTAGTCAATTTAAAGCAGCATAAGAACCAATACTGTAACGATCAATTCATTTTAGCAAAGCAAGCGCGACAAGTTTTCTATTCTCGAGAGTCAAATACATCTAACTGGTATGTGATGGTTAAACCACCGCCTAGGGGTTTCCATGAATTAGAGGAATACAATGAAAAGCATGACACAAATTTCCAACCAGTGGATACTTCAACTATTGGTTTCCAAATGGATGACGAGAACGAGAGTTACTTAAGAGAAGATGGGGAATATACCATAGTGGTtctgacaaagaagaagaacaaaaagaagaagaaaaagaagttcacAAGTTAG